The Bacteroidales bacterium region TCATCTCCCGGAACATTTTCTGGAATTTTTCAACTTTCGGTGAAATGACAACATTGCAGTAAGGAGCCGCAGGATTGTTGTTGAAATAATCCTGATGGTAGTCCTCAGCCCTGAAAAATCTGACGAACGGTTCAATTTCAGTCACGATGGGATTCCTGAATTCCCCGGATCCATTCAGTTTCTTTTTTAACGCCTCAGCGATTTCCCGCTGGTTATCTGTATGGTAAAAAATTACGGACCGGTACTGGGTTCCAATATCAGCTCCCTGCCGGTTCAGGGTTGTCGGGTCGTGTATCGACCAGAAAACCTCCAGAATATCCTCAAAACGGATGATGGACGGATCATAGGTGATCTGGCAGACTTCTGCATGCCCCGTCTCTCCCGTACACACTTCACGATACGTGGGATGGATCGTGGTTCCTCCTGAATAGCCCGATTCAACAGAAAATACTCCTTTTAATTGTTCATAGATGGTTTCCACACACCAGAAACAACCCGCTCCCAGTGTGATGGTGTCAACGTTGGCGTCAGGCATCTTCACTTGATTCATCCTATGATCTCCTCTTTGATTGATAAATGCATAACTTTCATTATAACAAATAAATACAACTATTATATAAACAAACACTTTAAATAATCGCATGATGATTTCGTTCCTTTAGACTTTAAACAAACATTCATAAATAATTGTTCAGAGAAAGTTATTATTAATTCTTTTGTAACTTGCCGACCAATTTTAAGCAACGATGCGAATTGCCATTACGGGAGCCAGCGGGCACATAGGGTCCACCCTTGTGCGTGAATTGAATGGTGGAAAACACCAGTTGAAATTGCTCATCCACGAAGATCAAAAGGGTCTTGAAGGGCTGGATTATGTTGCAGTTAAAGGGAATGTCCTTGACACCAGGTCACTGGATGAACTGTGCAGGGATGTGGATGTTGTCTTTCACCTGGCAGCAATCATTGCCATTGATAAGAAATACAGGGATCTGGTTTATAAGACCAATGTTGAAGGTACAAGGAATGTCGTGAACGCTTGCCTGTCGAACCACGTTTCCAGGCTGATTCATTTCAGCAGCATCCATGCCCTAAATCCCTTCCCGCTGGATGAACCCCTGGATGAACACCGTTCACTGGTCACCAACAGCCACGGCCTGTATGATCAATCAAAGGCAGATGGTGAACGAATCATTAAAGAAAAAGTTCAGACAGAAGGCTTTAATGCATTGATTATTAACCCAACTGCAATCATAGGACCGTATGATTACCGGTATTCTTACCTGGGTCAGGCCTTACGGTACATTTATGAGGGCAGTTTACCGACGCTGGTACCCGGAGGTTACGACTGGGTGGATGTCAGGGACGTTGTTCAGGCAGCCATCAATGCGATCCGGATGGGCCGGAAAGGTGAAAGCTATCTCCTGTCGGGAACCTATAGGTCATTGAAAGAGCTTTCGTTGATGGTGCAGGAAATCTCGCCGCACCGAACACCCAAAGGTGTCGTCCCGACACAGGTCGCCAGGCTGGGTCTGCCCTTCATCCAGCTCTATGCCAGGCTAAAGAAGGAGGCACCCCTTTATACAGCCGAGTCACTTACGATCCTGAAAGAGTGCAATCCTAACATCAAAAATGACAAAGCCAGAAAAGAGCTCGGGTTCACACCTCGGCCACTCAAGGAAACGCTGGTCGACACGTTCACCTGGCAGAAGCGCGCCTGGAATCTAAAATAGGACTGAAATTTACAAACAATGGAATTGCTCCCAATGATCCCATTATCAACCTTCAATACCGTCGTAATCTGGTGGATCGTTGCCGGATTGCTCATTTTCCCGTTCACTCTCAGCATAACTGCACCCTATGGCCGGCATACGAAAAAAGGCTGGGGACCCCTGATCAGCAACCGGGCAGGATGGATCATCATGGAAGCTCCGGTACTTGCGCTATTTGCTGGGCTGGTCATTGCAGGACCCGCTCATAAATCTCCCCTTACCTGGTTGTTCTTCTCCCTGTTTCTGCTTCACTACATTAACCGGGTGTTCATTTATCCCTTCAGGACAAAGACCAAGGGTAAGAAAATGCCAGTTTCCATCATGCTGATGGCTTTTTGTTTCAATATTATGAATGGATTCATCAATGGTTACTGGTTCGGTTACCTCTCCCCCGCCTACGAAATATCCTGGCTGCTGGATCCCCGCTTCATATTCGGGATTCTGCTTTTCTTCTCAGGAATGCTCATCAACGTTCGCTCAGACCAGACACTTTTGCGGCTGCGCAATGGTGGTAACAGTGGGTATTTTATCCCCTATGGCGGTTTGTTCAGTTATGTCTCCTGCCCGAATTTCTTTGGAGAGATCCTCGAATGGGGTGGTTTTGCCCTGATGACCTGGTGCCTTCCCACCCTGTCGTTCCTGCTCTGGACATTATTTAACCTTGTCCCTCGGGCACTGGATCATCACCGGTGGTATAAACGAACATTTACAGATTATCCAGCAGAAAGAAAAGCGCTCATTCCCTTGATACTTTAACACCGCAACAACGCAGAAACCATCCTTTACGAAGGCCCTGCCCGAATACCAGGGTCCTGTTTCAAACACGGGAAGTTCACATCATAATAATAAACGAATCCTGGCGGAGATATCCGGTCATAGTAAGGATGAAACAGGAAATAGATCCACCTGTTCATCTTATGGAACTGTAAGTGCTTTTTTAGGTTCTGAAAGCCGCCCGACCTTTTCGTTGGGACAGGAATGCATTGGCTCACTGCATCTTCAATGACACAAGTCTCACCTTCGGATTTCTCTGCTCCTGTTTCCGGACCGTCATACAACCAGCAATCCCTTGTCAAATCTAAAGTAGGCGCATCGCTCAGTTGTAAATGGTTAAATTGGTTCGCTTCTCCTGATGGTCCTGCTGGACCCTGCTCGGAAATTTCAATTTCTCCGGCATAATAACTTAGAAAAATATTTCTTATTATTTTACTGACTGACAGTTTACTATATAAATTATTTAAAGTATTGATTGAAATATCTTCGCTAAGATCCGGATTTATGTCCACTGCGGGATCATTCCGCAAATCCCAGCTAATGGTATTGCCCGCAGAGATTAATGCAGGCCGTCTTGTGGTGATGATCACGTCTGTTAAACGATCCATAAAAAAATGGATGGAAAGGTAAGCTAATAATTCCCTGCAGTTTGCTGGTAATTTCGCAAAATATCTCCCCTGACCCGACTTGCTGAAAATGGTTCTTAAATAGGACACTTCTATAGGGATCATTACTAAATGGCTTTTTAAGCAGTTACTTAATTCGTATTTGATGAACCGGAGAAAATCATTCCCTTGTAAACAAGTATGCAATATTAACTCACTCAGCACGAATCTTCAATAGAATTAAGCAATTCCAGAAAACTTAACGAAATTTTTAAGCTTACTTAATTATTTTTAAGCAATTGATTTAAGTATTGCTTAATAATTTTCTTAAAAAAATTGATTTTGCTTAATAATTGAATTAATTTTGTTGCCAGATCAATGATCATCCAATGTTGCGGGAACTTTCTTTTCAAAAAAATCCGTTTATCAGGATACTGGAAAATGGACATCTTTTCTTCCCGGGAATGGAAAAAATCGTAGCCGTTTATTATGACAGAGAGGAAAAGGACATCACCTCTGTCTGTACCCTGCCTCGCTCCTACCCCGGACAAGTGGATCCTGTTTCACTCGGTGAAAATAAAGTTCTCATTCAGAAATCCCGGATGAGTAAATCGCCGACAGCCTGGTTGACGCGACAGGAATTGCCTTATGATCTGAAAGCAATTGGTAATAAGCAGGTCGAACTATTTGAGGAACGGAACAAAACAGTTCTTGTCCTGCGTTTTTCAAACGTGTACGATGGACTACAGGATATCCTGTTCTTTTATTTTCAGGAATCCATGAGCATGTTCGGGATTAATCTGACCTCACGAACTTTGTCAACCGATTATAAGAGCATCATTGGTTACCTGCTCTATCATTTCATCCTGACCTTCATTCGAATCAGCGAAACCGATGCCAGGGCGACACAGTCTCTGGTAGAGACAACAAAATCAGTGATATCCACATTCATCCAGTCGAAAGAAGAGCTCCAACGGACAAAGCATTATTATGGCCAGAGCCTTGTAGGTCTTTGCCAGAATTACCTGGAAGAATTCCAGGGAGAATCTGATCGAAGGTATAAGCTGCATGATTCTGCCATTGAAAAAATCCAAAAATACGCCGGTGAGATCAAGTACCTGAAAACGATCATTAAAAACGGGGTGATGTTTGCCGAGTATCTTGAACGGGGTTTAAAATCGGATTTATGCTACATCCACGACTGGCATCTGGATACAGAAACATATGTTCCTGAGCAGCGAAAAGAAGAACCATCGTCCTATCCGGAAGATCGTTACAGTAAAACCATTTATTTACTTGATAGGCTTGAAACAGCTGCAAAAGAAGTAGTTACATCAAAGAAAAAATTAACTGGAAAAAATGTGGGACAATGTTGTGAGCGGCCCATTTCAGCTGCAGCCATCACCGACGCACTGGACAAGCACCGAAAAAAAATACTTGATCTTTTTGAGAAATATCCGGATAAATGGGAAATCATCCGGAACGACTTTCGTCCTGTCAAAAACATAGCAGCAAGTTCTTAATGTTATGAATGAATCAGGATAGTGTATTTCCTTGCACTTTAATGAAATACATTTTCATCATTCCTTTTCCTTTCACCGGTGCCTCTCCCCTTTCTTCGAATTTAAATTTATCCTTCACCAGCTGATAGGTGCTTTCTGAAACATTTATGCGCATTGGGAGGCTGGCATTTTCCATTCGTGAAGCGGTATTGATCGTATCTCCGAAAACGTCGTAAATATATTTTTTTATACCCACAACGCCCGCAATCACATCACCCGAGTGTATTCCCACCCTGATCTGCCATTCCAGGTCTGATTCCAGGTTCTTCTTCTCAATGTACTGGATCATTTCCACTGCACTGCGGATGATATTTTCAGCGTGGTTTGGATCGGGTTCCGGCAAGCCACAAAGGGCCATATAGGAATCTCCGATGGTTTTGATGCGTTCGCAATTGTTTTTCTCAACGATCGTATCAAAAGCCGTAAAGATGGCATTTAATTCTTCGATGAGGGATTTGGGCTCGATGGTGGTAGCTTTTTCCGTAAATCCGACCATATCCGTAAAGCACACGGTAACATTCTCGTACAGTTTCGGTTCCGTAAATCCTTTTTCCTTAAGGTCAGTGGCAATACTGGCCGGAAGCACATTGAGCAGCAGTTTATCCGTCTTGGCCTTCTCGCTGGCGATGATCCTGTTATCCTTTCTGCGCCTCGAAAGGCTTGTTAAGATCACCGCAGCCAGGGCCAGTGAAAGGGCAATGCCTCCAAAAAGCGAATTCCTAAGGATGTGCTGCTTTTTAATGGTCAATGTCTGAATCTCTTCCTTTTGCTTTAAAAGCGTGATCTCTTTATCCTTTTTTTCTGATTCATATTTGATCTCAAAATCAGTTATTTGCTTATAAATGGCCTCTGAATAAAGTGTATCCTTAATGGCAATATGTTTTTTATAATACTTCAATGCTTCAGAGTAGTTACCCATGGAAGAATAGATATCTGAGAACAACAGGTAGTTGTTCTTGGCCAGTTCAGGAAGGTCACGACTTTCGGCCAGTTCGTTGCTCCTGGAAAGATAGTCGAGTGATGAGTTGTAATTGCCGAGAGCATAGCTTATTTCCGCCAAATTGCCCAGGACAGTCGCCATATCCGCTATCTGGTCGTATTTGCGGTAGCTTTCCAGCGCCTTGTTCATATAGTTGCTCGCCTGAACATAATCCTTCTTTTTGAGGTACCTCATGCCCAGGTTGTTATTCAGTTTGGCGACCATGTCCTCGTTCTGGCTGTCCAGGCTAAGCTGCAACGCTTTTGAAAAGTATTCGATGGCTTTGTTGTAGTCTCCTTTCCGGTGGTAGGATGTTCCGATATTGTTGAACCGGTGTGCAAAGTCCTGATTATCACCGATCAGGCTATCGAGATGCATGGATTCGTTGAAATACTCAATTGCCTTGTCGTATTTCTGCCAGCTATTGTAAACCATGCCTATGTTATTCAATGTTACCGCCATACCAGATGAATCGCCAATGTTCTTTTTTATTTCAAGCGAGCGCTGGAAATAGTGTATCGTGCTGTCATATTTAGCCATCTGTTGGTATAATGCGCCAAAGTTGTTGAGCGTTTTGGCAATGGAAGCACTATCCCCTATTTCAATATCGATCGTCAGGGCTTTTTTGTAATAGACCAGGGCGCTGTCCCAGATACCCAGTTTCCGGTTTGCAAATCCAATATTGCTGTAGCGGGTGGAGATGTTCACGATGCTGCCCATCTCCCTGTCCACTGTCAGCGCCTGGTTATACCAATGGATAGCTTCCTGGAAATCATTCAGTTTATGGTAACAGGTTCCGATATCATTCAGGCAACCGGAGATCTTATCCTGGTCAGGATCGTCCAATTTTCTCTCTTCTTCAATGAAGAGCTTGAGTTGTTCGATCGCTTCCCTGTAATTCTGCCGTTCGATCATAGAGTAGGCCGTATCAAAGATCTGATCGGGATTCGGCTGGCCCTGGCAAAAGCCTGCCAGGGGTATCAGAAGTGCGGGAACAAGTCCCAGGAGGCATTTTATCCGCATTCGCATTCAATTATTGAACCTGCATGACTCCCTTTGAATAAATGAACCGGAGAGGCGGAACCGTTCCCAGAATACAGCTGTCCAGCAATGTTGATCCATCATCTTCCAGCCGTATGCCTGATCCGCCGGGCGTCACTTTCGTGCAGACGACCTCGGTTACCGGAGGTGTGTCGCCAGCATGGTTGATCAGAAAATTCTCGATCTCGATCCTGTTCTCTGTCGTATCAACATAATGACAATAGATCTGTTTACCGATGGCGCCAATACATCTGGGGCTGACGGGAATGATGGAGGGAACGACATAATAAGGGGATGCGGCTACACTGCCCTCATTCCATCCCAGGTAAGGAGTGCCGGATTGGATTTTTTCTTTCAGAACATCAAGATAACCGGCAATACCTGTCAGCAACCTCGACAGATCACCACCTCCCACGATAATACCATAGGCACTTCTAATCAATTGAACCGGATCACCCGCGGTAATGAGCGTTACATTCATACCCAGATCCCGGAATATTCCCCGAACCCTCTGAACATAGGTATTGTAAAAATTACCATTGTAGGCATGCGGAATAAAAAGGACTTCAGGGGGATACGGTTCGTTGAAAAGCCAGGCGATCTCATTTTTCAGAAATTTTTCGTAAAGCAGGATGTTCTCATTGGAATCGAAGTCGGTCAGCGAGAGTTTAGGAAGTGTTGCCATCATGTACAAGGGTTTTAGGATGAATACTTCAAGAAATGTCTAACCTTCAAAAAGTGATGATTCACCTGAAGATAATTTAATGTAAAAATACAAAATACAAACAGCGAAGTCAATAGGGTTCAAAGGCCAGAAGCATATAACTTGACAAAGTAGGTCATGAAGAATGGAAAGTTGATAATTGATAGTTGACAATTATCATTTCAGCAGCACCTTTTTCCCATCCAGATATACCCTGTAAAACCGCTCCCCTTCTATCAGCAAACTTTGCTGATGATAATCAGGATGATGAAAGGGAATGTCGATCGGGAACACTTTTCCGTCAAACATCGGTGCGATGAAGGGTACGTCGGTGTGACCGATGACCATGTGCGAAACACCGTAATAAGCCAGTATCCTGTCGATCTGTTCCTGGGTGGCTTCCGGTGGCAGATGTCCATTCTTGAAATAGCCCCTGTACCAGAACGGCCCGTACGAAAATAAAAGCAGGTCGAGTGCTTCGCTGTTACGTTTATCGTATTCCAGGTTCAAATACCTCCTTACCATATGGTTCACCGAGTCAAGTTCAAGGTGCATTGCGAGCATCTGTGAGGATATCCCTCCATGGGTGAACAATATATCATTGATTCTGAGCATGGTTTTTTTCGACCGAAGCCATTGTCCCAGTACGGTGGAGGGTGTAAAGAACTGCAAATAACTGAAATCGAAGTAATGGCTAAAGAAATTATTCTTAGCGGACTGATAGGAAAGGTCGTTGGTCAGGTTCATCAGTTCATGATTCCCCAGGATGAAGTGAACAAAACCACCGGCGCTGAGGGCCTGGCGTTCCAGTTTATAGATCAGCCAAAGGCATTCCGTCACCTGGTCTCCCCTGTCAAAGATATCGCCGGTAAAGACCAGATGGCCGGTTCCCCAGGACCAGTTCAGGTCCTGGTCGATGACATTGCTCACCTGGAGTACCCTGACCAGGGAGTCATATTGTCCGTGCATGTCTCCAACCACAAAGATCTTCTCTACCTGATCGAATTCACTTGGGTAATGTACCGGATTGCGATAAAGGGTGTAACTGCCTGTATCAAACATAAATCCCTGGAATGTCAGGGCAGTGTCGGGCATGTCCATCATATGGTCGACCATAAGTGTCTGGTTGATGGCGCTATCCCGCTCCAGGTAGACAATGAAAATCCGGGTATGGTTGTCCCAGATGATGTGGGGGCCATCTGCAAAGTCAGGAATTCGGCAGGCTGAATCCCGTTTTACGACCATTGTCCTGAGGTAGGTGACGATCGTATCCTTATTGCTGGAAAAGGCCATATCGTGGGGCATCCATTTCCGGCAATTCTTATGGGACACATCGGAGCCACGCTGGACCAGGAGCCTGTTCAAACGAAGGGTGCCATACTTGGCAGCATAGAACAGGGCCGTGTTGCCATTTTTGTCCACGGGATCCACGCTGGCTCCCTGATCAAGCAAATACCTGGATATTAAAAGATCATTATTAATGGCAGCTTCCATTAAGGGCGTGATGCCGCCGGATGGTTTTTCAATATCAGCTCCTTGTCTGACCAGGAAACGGACCATTTCGTATTCTTCAGCATCAACTGCGAAATCCAGCAGGGTCCTGTCCGCTTTTTTGCCATAATATCCGTTGATATCCACACCCGAAGCGATCAGGGCTCCCACCGAAGCGGTATCGCCATCCCTGATCGCCTTGAAAAGGGACTTTTCCAGGTCATCGGGCTGGCTGGTGGCGAATGATCTGAATAAAATGGATAATATTAATATTATGATGAATCTGGGCATTAACAACGAACGAATTTTATGCTACCGCTACAATACTTGAACCCCTTCGGGGTAATTGATTTNNNNNNNNNNNNNNNNNNNNNNNNNNNNNNNNNNNNNNNNNNNNNNNNNNNNNNNNNNNNNNNNNNNNNNNNNNNNNNNNNNNNNNNNNNNNNNNNNNNNTTTTGTATTTCTGCCTACTACAATACTTGAACCCCTTCGGGGTAATTGAATTTTTTGTATTTCTGCCTACTACAATACTTGAACCCCTTCGGGGTAATTGAATTTTTATTCATGCTGACTGTCAACCGTCAACCGCCAACTGATTACCGCGGCGGCCAGCAGGTCTTCAAAAATTCCTTCTGCACAAGTTTAGGATCATCAATGATCTCGTAAAACCTGTCTAAGTAGCTCAATGACCAGTTCAGGCTGCGTTCATCCAGGTAGGGAAGATCCCGGTAAAGTGCATAGATTTCTTCCTTTTTGGATCTGAACAGGTCGAAACACGCATTAAACTCTTCTTTTGTCCGGCAAAAACCCAAAAACACACGCTGGGTGACCGAGGCAATGTCGAGCTCATCCGCCGGTGCAGCGTAGGAAGTGTTGACAATGCCGCAGTAATCAAAATCGTAGGGAATGGCCATGGGTTCGAGGAACGGGCTGGTCTGGATGATCTTTACGTTATGCTGAACGGAAACCGACCAGTCGGGATTGCCCACCAGGTACATATACACCTCCAGAAGATCCGTGTGCTTTTGATCCGTCCGGTCCTGGTGGATGTTTTTTACTTCAATGACCTTCCCCCCTACCCGTTCCGCCATCTGGTCATCGTTTTCGATGAAAAAGGCGAATCGCTGCAAAGTATCCATCTCCCCTTCCGTGTCAACGTAGGTGATCCTTGCCAGCCTGACCCGGAAAGCTGTGTCGGTCAGTACGTTAAAGATCCTGTACACCAGGTATTCACGCAGGACGTACTGTTCGAATATCTTTTCCGTATTGCTGCAATGTGTGACCAGTTTCAGGCGTTTCAAGTCCTCAAAAGGCGTATTTTTGGATTGCTTTTTATTGAATTTCACGGATAACGGCGGAAATACACAATGTGAGGGATCACGGCGGTAGTTGCCTCTGGGCCTTATTTCAACGCCCAGGGTGTCCCAGGATCCGTCAGGCCTCTTATAGACGGCGGTGCCATCGTGATTGACCGTATCCGCATTCGTCCTGATTTCCCTGAACATGCTCCTAAAATCCGTGAATAGCTTCATTTCAATAAGGTCGTGGGAAGAGAAAAGTGAGCTCCTGTCATATTTGAGGAGCTTAACTTCCTTTGGTTCAACATTCTGGCTAAGTGTCACCAGCGGAAAAGCAAGGAAGAGGACCAGGGCGAAAAGAAAGAAATAAATGATCGCTCGATTTTTCATTATGATCGTTTTACAATCAGTTCATCCTGACAGTTTAACAAAAATAAACAAAAAATGTTTGGGACAGAAGTTTCTTCCGTCGATTAGAGGTTCTCAGGTCTTCGGGTTCTCGGGTCTTCGGGTTCTCGGGTCTTCGGGTTCTCAGGTCTTCGGGTTCTCAGGTCTTCGGGTTCTCAGGTCTTCGGGTTCTTATGCAGACCTGCAGACCTGTAGACCTGCAGACCTGCAGACCTTTAGACCTGCAGACCTGTAGACCTTTAGACCTGTAGACCTGCAGACCTTTAGACCTGCAACTCAAAGGCAAATCCTGGTCATTTCTGTAAATATTTTATTTTTGCCGGACATCTTTTACACTTCATGGCAACAAATACATTCGAAAAAGCATATACTCCCATTCGCATCCGGGGACTGGAGCTTCGCAACCGTTTCATTAAGTCGGCCACTTTTGAGGGGATGACCGAAGAGGGGTACTCCACAGCGCAGCTTGTGGAGCATCACCGCCGGCTGGCGCAGGGAGGAGTTGGTCTGACCACCGTAGCTTACGGTGCGGTGAGTCCGGAAGGCCGGACCAACCGCAGGCAGCTTCTTATTGATGACCGTGCTGTTCCTCCGCTGCTGGATCTGTCAGCCGCTGTTCACGCAGAGGGAGGTGCCGTCATGCTGCAGCTCACACACTGCGGTTATTTCACCAAGAACCAGGAGTTACGTTTCAAGCGGTCACTTGCTCCCAGTGCGAGGATCAACCTTTACGGGATCCTGGGGGGTATCTTTTTTTCGCGGAGTATGACCAAAGAGGACATGCATTACCTGGCGAACCGGTTTGCGAATGCTGCCCTATTATCCAGGAATGCCGGCCTGGACGCTGTGGAGATCCATATGGGACATGGGTACCTGTTGAGCCAGTTCCTGAGTCCGGGGATCAACAAAAGAATGGATGAATATGGCGGTTCAGTGGCCAACCGGTTACGGTTTCCGCTGGAGGTGGTTGAAGCTGTCCGCCGTGCGGTTGGAGAGGATTACCCCATCTTCTGCAAGATCAACCTTGAGGACGGATTTCGGAACGGGCTCACGATCAATGATGCTGTGGAGGTTGCAAAGGCCCTGGAAAAGGCAGGCGTGGATGCGCTGGTGCTGAGCGGCGGATTTACGAGCATTACGCCCTTTTACCTGATGCGGGGGGATGTGCCGATGCGGGAGATGATCAAAGCCGAGCGGGACGTTGCGCAGAAGATGGCCATGGCGCTGTTCGGCAAGTTCATCATGCGCAGGTTCGCTTTCGAGGAGAATTTCTTCATGCCAATGGCGCTCAAAATCCGGGAGGCCGTGACCATGCCGCTGGCTTACCTTGGAGGAGTATCCTCCAGGGAAGGGATTGAACGGGCGATGACAGCTGGCTTTGACCTGATCGCCCTGGCCAGGGCTGTGATCCACGATCCGGACTTCCTGCTAAAGATCAGGGATGGCAGGGTAAGCGTGTCGGAATGCAACCACTGTAATATCTGCGTGGCGGAGATGGACCGGGGAGGGGTGAGATGTGTTCTTTAGTCAGCAGTCAGCAGTCAGCAATTGACAAATGAAATCATTTCCAGTAATCATTATCGGTGGCGGGCCGGCAGGGGCGGTTTGCGGGATTGAGCTGCAGCGGGCGGGGATCAGCACGTGCATCTTCGATAAGGCCTCATTTCCCAGGAATAAAGTATGTGGCGGATTGCTGACGAAAAAGAC contains the following coding sequences:
- the msrA gene encoding peptide-methionine (S)-S-oxide reductase MsrA; the encoded protein is MPDANVDTITLGAGCFWCVETIYEQLKGVFSVESGYSGGTTIHPTYREVCTGETGHAEVCQITYDPSIIRFEDILEVFWSIHDPTTLNRQGADIGTQYRSVIFYHTDNQREIAEALKKKLNGSGEFRNPIVTEIEPFVRFFRAEDYHQDYFNNNPAAPYCNVVISPKVEKFQKMFREMIK
- a CDS encoding NAD-dependent epimerase/dehydratase family protein, coding for MRIAITGASGHIGSTLVRELNGGKHQLKLLIHEDQKGLEGLDYVAVKGNVLDTRSLDELCRDVDVVFHLAAIIAIDKKYRDLVYKTNVEGTRNVVNACLSNHVSRLIHFSSIHALNPFPLDEPLDEHRSLVTNSHGLYDQSKADGERIIKEKVQTEGFNALIINPTAIIGPYDYRYSYLGQALRYIYEGSLPTLVPGGYDWVDVRDVVQAAINAIRMGRKGESYLLSGTYRSLKELSLMVQEISPHRTPKGVVPTQVARLGLPFIQLYARLKKEAPLYTAESLTILKECNPNIKNDKARKELGFTPRPLKETLVDTFTWQKRAWNLK
- a CDS encoding DUF1295 domain-containing protein, which produces MIPLSTFNTVVIWWIVAGLLIFPFTLSITAPYGRHTKKGWGPLISNRAGWIIMEAPVLALFAGLVIAGPAHKSPLTWLFFSLFLLHYINRVFIYPFRTKTKGKKMPVSIMLMAFCFNIMNGFINGYWFGYLSPAYEISWLLDPRFIFGILLFFSGMLINVRSDQTLLRLRNGGNSGYFIPYGGLFSYVSCPNFFGEILEWGGFALMTWCLPTLSFLLWTLFNLVPRALDHHRWYKRTFTDYPAERKALIPLIL
- a CDS encoding adenylate/guanylate cyclase domain-containing protein; translation: MRIKCLLGLVPALLIPLAGFCQGQPNPDQIFDTAYSMIERQNYREAIEQLKLFIEEERKLDDPDQDKISGCLNDIGTCYHKLNDFQEAIHWYNQALTVDREMGSIVNISTRYSNIGFANRKLGIWDSALVYYKKALTIDIEIGDSASIAKTLNNFGALYQQMAKYDSTIHYFQRSLEIKKNIGDSSGMAVTLNNIGMVYNSWQKYDKAIEYFNESMHLDSLIGDNQDFAHRFNNIGTSYHRKGDYNKAIEYFSKALQLSLDSQNEDMVAKLNNNLGMRYLKKKDYVQASNYMNKALESYRKYDQIADMATVLGNLAEISYALGNYNSSLDYLSRSNELAESRDLPELAKNNYLLFSDIYSSMGNYSEALKYYKKHIAIKDTLYSEAIYKQITDFEIKYESEKKDKEITLLKQKEEIQTLTIKKQHILRNSLFGGIALSLALAAVILTSLSRRRKDNRIIASEKAKTDKLLLNVLPASIATDLKEKGFTEPKLYENVTVCFTDMVGFTEKATTIEPKSLIEELNAIFTAFDTIVEKNNCERIKTIGDSYMALCGLPEPDPNHAENIIRSAVEMIQYIEKKNLESDLEWQIRVGIHSGDVIAGVVGIKKYIYDVFGDTINTASRMENASLPMRINVSESTYQLVKDKFKFEERGEAPVKGKGMMKMYFIKVQGNTLS
- a CDS encoding Type 1 glutamine amidotransferase-like domain-containing protein; the encoded protein is MMATLPKLSLTDFDSNENILLYEKFLKNEIAWLFNEPYPPEVLFIPHAYNGNFYNTYVQRVRGIFRDLGMNVTLITAGDPVQLIRSAYGIIVGGGDLSRLLTGIAGYLDVLKEKIQSGTPYLGWNEGSVAASPYYVVPSIIPVSPRCIGAIGKQIYCHYVDTTENRIEIENFLINHAGDTPPVTEVVCTKVTPGGSGIRLEDDGSTLLDSCILGTVPPLRFIYSKGVMQVQ
- a CDS encoding ankyrin repeat domain-containing protein encodes the protein MPRFIIILILSILFRSFATSQPDDLEKSLFKAIRDGDTASVGALIASGVDINGYYGKKADRTLLDFAVDAEEYEMVRFLVRQGADIEKPSGGITPLMEAAINNDLLISRYLLDQGASVDPVDKNGNTALFYAAKYGTLRLNRLLVQRGSDVSHKNCRKWMPHDMAFSSNKDTIVTYLRTMVVKRDSACRIPDFADGPHIIWDNHTRIFIVYLERDSAINQTLMVDHMMDMPDTALTFQGFMFDTGSYTLYRNPVHYPSEFDQVEKIFVVGDMHGQYDSLVRVLQVSNVIDQDLNWSWGTGHLVFTGDIFDRGDQVTECLWLIYKLERQALSAGGFVHFILGNHELMNLTNDLSYQSAKNNFFSHYFDFSYLQFFTPSTVLGQWLRSKKTMLRINDILFTHGGISSQMLAMHLELDSVNHMVRRYLNLEYDKRNSEALDLLLFSYGPFWYRGYFKNGHLPPEATQEQIDRILAYYGVSHMVIGHTDVPFIAPMFDGKVFPIDIPFHHPDYHQQSLLIEGERFYRVYLDGKKVLLK
- a CDS encoding NADH:flavin oxidoreductase — encoded protein: MATNTFEKAYTPIRIRGLELRNRFIKSATFEGMTEEGYSTAQLVEHHRRLAQGGVGLTTVAYGAVSPEGRTNRRQLLIDDRAVPPLLDLSAAVHAEGGAVMLQLTHCGYFTKNQELRFKRSLAPSARINLYGILGGIFFSRSMTKEDMHYLANRFANAALLSRNAGLDAVEIHMGHGYLLSQFLSPGINKRMDEYGGSVANRLRFPLEVVEAVRRAVGEDYPIFCKINLEDGFRNGLTINDAVEVAKALEKAGVDALVLSGGFTSITPFYLMRGDVPMREMIKAERDVAQKMAMALFGKFIMRRFAFEENFFMPMALKIREAVTMPLAYLGGVSSREGIERAMTAGFDLIALARAVIHDPDFLLKIRDGRVSVSECNHCNICVAEMDRGGVRCVL